A region of Carassius auratus strain Wakin chromosome 23, ASM336829v1, whole genome shotgun sequence DNA encodes the following proteins:
- the tp53inp2b gene encoding tumor protein p53-inducible nuclear protein 2 isoform X1: MFQRFTSLFFGSEEEVTPDLKGPKPCVSEADEEGWLLVSLHGEDGPEACGRPRSECHASQICSPSPPTCRNRRSRAGRTQAAHAPSPPDPASFSHLESVEVNVLLREQGSCSCSMDESWFVTPPPCFTAEGATAEASPMEDLLIEHPSMSVYVSAGPLPAKEESTTSLASSVSRMTESAAPVMTRSSMPTRVTRGAAAQAGALAKVTQVSRVQRAKARTERRQLARNRMQRQNRVREQVQRRATHTRNSFLHQPCQRNFSH; encoded by the exons ATGTTCCAGCGGTTCACCAGTTTGTTCTTTGGAAGCGAGGAAGAAGTTACTCCAGATCTGAAGGGACCAAAGCCCTGTGTGTCTGAGGCTGATGAAGAGGGATGGCTCCTGGTCAGTCTGCACG GTGAGGATGGGCCAGAGGCATGTGGCCGTCCCCGCAGTGAATGTCATGCATCTCAGATATGCAGCCCCTCTCCTCCCACCTGCAGAAACCGCAGGAGTAGAGCAGGCAGGACACAGGCAGCACATGCTCCCTCCCCTCCTGATCCCGCCTCCTTCTCTCACCTTGAGTCAGTCGAAGTGAATGTGTTGTTAAGAGAGCAGGGATCATGTTCCTGCAGCATGGATGAGAGCTGGTTTGTCACCCCTCCGCCCTGTTTTACTGCAGAGGGAGCCACGGCGGAGGCCAGCCCCATGGAGGACCTCCTCATCGAGCACCCCAGCATGTCTGTGTACGTCTCCGCTGGCCCTCTCCCTGCGAAGGAAGAGAGCACCACCAGCCTGGCCAGCAGTGTCAG CAGGATGACTGAATCAGCAGCACCCGTAATGACCAGGAGCAGCATGCCCACACGGGTGACCCGAGGAGCAGCCGCACAGGCAGGGGCCCTGGCCAAAGTCACCCAGGTCTCCAGGGTCCAGAGGGCCAAAGCCCGCACTGAGCGTCGCCAACTGGCACGCAACCGCATGCAGCGCCAAAACCGTGTGCGTGAACAGGTGCAACGGCGCGCGACCCACACCCGCAACTCCTTCCTGCACCAACCGTGCCAGCGCAACTTCAGCCACTGA
- the tp53inp2b gene encoding tumor protein p53-inducible nuclear protein 2 isoform X2, whose amino-acid sequence MFQRFTSLFFGSEEEVTPDLKGPKPCVSEADEEGWLLVSLHEGATAEASPMEDLLIEHPSMSVYVSAGPLPAKEESTTSLASSVSRMTESAAPVMTRSSMPTRVTRGAAAQAGALAKVTQVSRVQRAKARTERRQLARNRMQRQNRVREQVQRRATHTRNSFLHQPCQRNFSH is encoded by the exons ATGTTCCAGCGGTTCACCAGTTTGTTCTTTGGAAGCGAGGAAGAAGTTACTCCAGATCTGAAGGGACCAAAGCCCTGTGTGTCTGAGGCTGATGAAGAGGGATGGCTCCTGGTCAGTCTGCACG AGGGAGCCACGGCGGAGGCCAGCCCCATGGAGGACCTCCTCATCGAGCACCCCAGCATGTCTGTGTACGTCTCCGCTGGCCCTCTCCCTGCGAAGGAAGAGAGCACCACCAGCCTGGCCAGCAGTGTCAG CAGGATGACTGAATCAGCAGCACCCGTAATGACCAGGAGCAGCATGCCCACACGGGTGACCCGAGGAGCAGCCGCACAGGCAGGGGCCCTGGCCAAAGTCACCCAGGTCTCCAGGGTCCAGAGGGCCAAAGCCCGCACTGAGCGTCGCCAACTGGCACGCAACCGCATGCAGCGCCAAAACCGTGTGCGTGAACAGGTGCAACGGCGCGCGACCCACACCCGCAACTCCTTCCTGCACCAACCGTGCCAGCGCAACTTCAGCCACTGA